The genomic window CTTGAACGACTGGGCCGGCGCTTAGGTCTTCTCTCGACTGGATGTATGGTAGGGAGGCAGAGGGCTGAAGCCATTGGGACTGGCACCGATTTTCTAAGAGGTTATTTTGTTCCTGTCGCTCATTTGTTGCATGTTTTCGGAGGATGTACTGCGCAGTTCAGCTTGGTGTAGGTAGCAGGTAGCAGAGCCGGTCGTTGCCCAGGTACAAAATACCACTACGCTGGCGTAGAAACCAATGTTCCCTCAAGAATCACAGTGTCTTGCCCTCTTCCAACAATGCGACAAACTCCCcaatcttcctcgtcctggTCTCTGCCCGTTTGGTTGTCACGAGCTTCATCAGAAAAGTATacctcttcgtcttccccAGCCCCTCCCAGAACCCCTTTGCCTTGTCATTCCCCGCCAGCGCGGCGCCAAAGTCCTCGGGCATCTCCATCATGCTAGCCCCATCGTATGCCCTGTCCCAGCGTCCGTCTTCCTGTGCCCGCTTGACCTCTGCCAATCCTGCCTCTTCCATTCTTCCTGCTAGGGTCAAGGCAGCAACCTTTTGGACGTTGCGCTTGGACCACATGCTGTTCTTCCTTCGGGGGGTGAATCGCTGGAGGAAGTAGAGCGAGTCGAGGGCCTTGCGCTGGCCGTCGATCCAGCCGTAGCAGAGAGCGCAGTCGATGGCTTCATCGTAGGAGATGGAGGGAATGTTGGAGTTTTTCTTGGAGATCTTGAGCCAGATTCCGAGGGGTGTTGTCGAATAGTTCGTGCCTAACCAGCTGATGAAGGAGTCAGAGGTTGGGAAAGAGAGGGTttccggggttggggttagcGGTGGAGTCTGAGCGGCGGTCGTCGTTTGTGGGGTTGGCATGGATGGTGGTtttgctgcttctgctgctgttgctttgACCCGCGCGGGTGTTGGTTTGGGCAGAGCTGAGCTCGGTGTTGAGGCTTCAGCGACTGACTGAAGGGCTTTGGCTGCCGCGGAGCGACTTCGGGTCGACCTCATTTTCGGAACTGATGGATAATGAATGATGAAGAGAAGACGCGTTCGACAAAGCCAACAACTTGGGAGGCGCGTTGTGAACACCCCGCGCCAAGGCCACATGTGTAAGTCCGGGGTCCGGGTTTCGGGTTAGGGTTTACGAGCATGTCAttacccctgagcccctgacTCCACCTTTGCATCTGGGTGCCAAAGTAAACATGAGACTTAGGCTCCATCTCAAACCGATGGGAGAGGACTATCCGAAGATACCGAGCCATGATAACTAATCCAGAAACGATATGAGGACTGCGGACCAACTCCAACAGCTTCGGTAACCCCACTTGGCGATGTCGTGATTGTGCGCCATCGCCATTTGTCATCCATCCCGCCTTGTCATGAGAGATAAGTACGAGGATATCATGGGTTTCGAGAGCTCTTGAAAGAGCGTCCTCAACACTGATTATTATTTTACCTCTCTGGTAACGAAACAATCCTTTGACTCTGTCAACATGGCTACCCCGAAGAAGCAGCTGCACCTCACAGCGTTTATGCGCCCAGTCTCGCTCCATACAGGAGCATGGCGCTACCCCGGTGCTGTTCCCAATGCCAACTTTTCTCTCCCGCATCTCAAGTCCTTCATTCAAAAGCTCGAAGCTGCCAAGTTCGATGCCTTCTTCATGGCCGATCACCTAGCAGTCTTGAACATGCCCATCGAGGCCCTGCAGCGATCTCACACCGTCACCTCCTTTGAGCCATTCACTCTTCTGTCCGCATTGTCCGCTGTGACAGAGAAGATCGGCCTCGCGGCCACAGCCTCGACTACATACGACGAACCGTACCACGTCGCCCGCCGCTTCGCCAGCTTGGACCACCTCTCCTCGGGCAGAGCAGCCTGGAACATCGTCACGACCGGCAATCCGGAATCTGCCAAGAATTTTGGGTTGGATGAGCACGTGGAGCATTCTGAGCGGTACAAGCGAGCCAGGGAGTTTTACGAGGTTGTCACTGGGCTGTGGGATAGTTTCGCGGACGACGCGTTCGACTCTCGGAGTCAGGAGTCCGGGATCTACTTTGATCCTTCCAAGCTTCACGTACTCAACCACAAAGGGGAGAGTCTCAAAGTGAGGGGGCCTTTGAACATTGCGAGACCGGTACAAGGGTGGCCAGTGATTGTTCAGGCTGGGCAGTCAGAGCCGGGGAAACAGCTTGCCGCAGAGACGGCagaggtggtgttttgttcGCCGAGGGATATTCAAGGTGCGAAGGAATTGTATGAGGATATCAAGGGAAGGGCAGAGAAGTATGGCAGGAATAGGGACAGCTTGAGGATCCTGCCGGCCGCCTTGGTGATTGTTGGTGATACGGTTCAGGatgccaaggagaagaggttgaagctTGATAGCCTGGTTCATTATGATAGCGCGATTGCCTCGCTGTCCATTGCTCTTGGTAGCGATGCTTCAGGGTTCGATCCTGATGGTCCACTGCCAGATGATATTGCAGACACCAACGCCAGCAAGACTGGGAGAGCAGGGGTTATCAAGCTCGCAAGGGATGAAGGCCTGACAGTCAAACAGCTTGCCCAAAGATATGGAGGTTATGCGGGGCTGGCCTTTGTTGGTACACCCCAGAGCATTGCTGACGAGATGGAGGAATGGCTGTCACAAGGGGCCGCAGATGGTTTTACTGTCACTTTCCCTTTTGTCCCCCAGGGAATAGATGATGTCACGCAGAGACTGGTTCCTGAACTTCAGAGACGGGGCTTGTTCAGAACTGAGTATGAGGGGAGTACTTTGAGGGAGCACCTTGGACTGTCCAGGCCGAACAATCGTTTCTTTACCTGAAACAGTAATGCACGTATGAAGGGGTCTTGCCTGATGGATAAATCCTTCAGTAATCAAATTTCCCACTTATGTCTGCCCTCAGTGGCTTTTGTTGAGAGTGGGAACCTGGCGGTTGAAGGCTGAAGCCCGGAATCTCGCGTCACCTGATGTGTAACGGTCTGTAACggttttccctttttctttgcaTCCGCTCTTTGGCAATCTCTAATAAAGTCTAATCAAGGTTTGATACACCTTCAGTCAGCAAAATACCTCCAAAAGGAATGAACATTTGCCTTTCTGCTCCTATCTACCAGACACTCCCATCCTGATCCTCAGTCAACAGTCGAGTTTTATAACCATCGATTTGTGCAAGGCAACAAAATGTCGAAGCGCACAGCGGCCAGGCTCGAGTCGACCGGCAGTGAGTCCGCCAGCGGCGAtacccaaccctcccaacccccatctgCTAAAATACCCAAAACATCgaaagatgatgatggcacaACGGCAGGTCCTGGTCCATCCCGGGATCTTTGCCTTCTCAACCTTCCAGTCGACATTCTGACCATCATCTGTCACTTCATCCAAGAGCAGGATACCGCACCACCTGCACCACCCGTGGCTACCAGGACACCAGTCCAGAATGCCATTACTATTTACCCCCGGATCAGCATCGACGAATTCAgcgccccccaaaaccagtGTGGTTCAGCGGACAAGCCTCGCTTTTGAACTTTGCTACGACTTGCAAGTATCTTCGAGCAGTTTCCACGCCAGTCTTATATCGCCCGATCAATCCCAGCCACGGTCTTGCATCCAATGACTATTCTCATGAAGGGAATTTGAAGAAGCTAGTGACCATGAGACGCCCATGGGAAGAATACTGGACACTCTGCTAACAAAGAGTTCTCTCAATTTCGTACTCTCATCTCACGCCCTGAACTGTGGCACCTGGTGCGCCACGTTAATATACGGGTCGGCTATGAGGGCAAGTGTGAGAAGCGCACCTCCTATCTTCAAGAAAATTTTCAAGTGACCCACAAGAAAGGCCGACTCAGGTGTCTGTGGGAAAGTGATCTCGACCAGGATGATGAAGTGGCTCGCCGTAATCACCTAATGGCCCGGTCAACTTTCTATCGTCTGCTGCACGAGTACGACCTACCGTTAGAACCTTAGCTGTGCCCAAAGACTGGATGGGATATAGGTGTATCACGCCTCTGGCCATTCTCTGCCTCGCAAGACGGCTGCGTAGTGTCCCCAACATCCTCGACGCGGACTGTCAAGAACGAATCAATCCCCTTCCGAATGGAAACATCAGTGATGCCCAAGTCACCAATATTGTCCTCTGTCCTGATTTGGACACACTGGTTCTTGATGGTTCTTCTGCATACGATGCTCCACGGTCATGTCACCGTCCAGTCTTTTCCACTCGGCACTACTACGGCTGGAACCCAAAGATACTCTTGCTGGTAGCCGCCATGCCCAGCCTGAGG from Podospora pseudoanserina strain CBS 124.78 chromosome 7 map unlocalized CBS124.78p_7.2, whole genome shotgun sequence includes these protein-coding regions:
- a CDS encoding uncharacterized protein (EggNog:ENOG503P4GD; COG:S), translated to MWPWRGVFTTRLPSCWLCRTRLLFIIHYPSVPKMRSTRSRSAAAKALQSVAEASTPSSALPKPTPARVKATAAEAAKPPSMPTPQTTTAAQTPPLTPTPETLSFPTSDSFISWLGTNYSTTPLGIWLKISKKNSNIPSISYDEAIDCALCYGWIDGQRKALDSLYFLQRFTPRRKNSMWSKRNVQKVAALTLAGRMEEAGLAEVKRAQEDGRWDRAYDGASMMEMPEDFGAALAGNDKAKGFWEGLGKTKRYTFLMKLVTTKRAETRTRKIGEFVALLEEGKTL
- a CDS encoding uncharacterized protein (EggNog:ENOG503NWAI; COG:E), whose amino-acid sequence is MATPKKQLHLTAFMRPVSLHTGAWRYPGAVPNANFSLPHLKSFIQKLEAAKFDAFFMADHLAVLNMPIEALQRSHTVTSFEPFTLLSALSAVTEKIGLAATASTTYDEPYHVARRFASLDHLSSGRAAWNIVTTGNPESAKNFGLDEHVEHSERYKRAREFYEVVTGLWDSFADDAFDSRSQESGIYFDPSKLHVLNHKGESLKVRGPLNIARPVQGWPVIVQAGQSEPGKQLAAETAEVVFCSPRDIQGAKELYEDIKGRAEKYGRNRDSLRILPAALVIVGDTVQDAKEKRLKLDSLVHYDSAIASLSIALGSDASGFDPDGPLPDDIADTNASKTGRAGVIKLARDEGLTVKQLAQRYGGYAGLAFVGTPQSIADEMEEWLSQGAADGFTVTFPFVPQGIDDVTQRLVPELQRRGLFRTEYEGSTLREHLGLSRPNNRFFT